The DNA window GCGATCATGGTTGCTCCTAGCTCCCAATCGAAAAACCGGAGGATGCCGAAGGGCGCCGCGCCAGAGGCTGGAGCAGGTCGGTGTGTCGGAGGGAGGCCGCGGGCGGCAGGGGTCCAGATCTAGCTGCGGTGCCGGCGACGGCCTGTACCTTCCATGGCCGGTCTTCACTGAGAAAAACAAAGCTCTTTTCCGCTTTCTGACGGACAAATCAAGTACTGGGCGTTGCACATCAGTACATTACTTGTTCGGGTCAATGTGTTTGGATCATAGGATTCAATTAAGACAAGCAGTTAAACAGGCGGTTAATTGGACAGTGAAATGTGTATACACACATCAGTATTCGCTACGGAAAGGCCTGTCACAGGACAAACTGTTCTCTGTTATTCCATGGAAAAATGGAAAAAATATGTACAAGGCGCCGGAAGGCCAGCGAGATCTCCAGGGCTACAGGAAGTCCGGCATGGCTCAGGTGCGGCGTCGCGGTACACATGGAAACCACGCCGGGCACCAACGTGGCGAAGCGGCAGATCCGATGGAGCtccggcgcgcgcggcagccaTAGCCATGCCTTGGAGCGCCTTGAACGTTGCCGGTGCGCGCGCTCAGCTTGCAAGACCTCGTTCAGAGTTCGGATCGCCGGCACCATCTCGTTCCCAGATCGAGCGTGCAGACTGCAGAGCAGACCAGACCTCCGAGTGTGCGTTACGGCCGCGCGGGTTCGTCTCTCAGCCGTCCACCTCGGCGGCGTCTTCCAGGCCGGTgacggcgcgccgccgccgccgcgtctgTATCGGGTAGCGACGCCGACGCCTGCGTAATCGAGCCGTCGGAGCCGACAGCCGAGGGAGCGCAAGCGGATGGCTCATTCGTATCGGGTATCCGCTGCCGAATCTCGACCGTTGCGTAACGAATGAGCGGTTCTCAGGCACCcagggggtggacggtaaatgaaaataccgtccacccccggACGGTGAACGAAATAGCGTCGGCCCTATATGGTCGCTGGCTCCCGGCGACTCGGGGTACGCCGGCCATGGCTTCGTGCCAGTGACAGTGAGCTGGGCGACAGCGAGGGAAACCAGGAGGAAGAGCCGAGGTAGCCGGgaccccggcggcggcggcggcgccgacacCAACCACCCCGCACCGTGCGAGCAGTGCCGCCCGGGAGCGTTAGGCCAGGCGCGACGCGACCACCGCGGGTGGAGCAGCGATCATGGTTGCTCCTAGCGTCCTCAATCGGAAGTTTGGAGGATGCAGCGCCGCGCGGTGGACGACGCAACGTGCAACATCGAAGGGCGCCGCGCCGGCGGCTGCAGCAGGTCGGTgtggaggagcagagcaggggagccgCGGGTGGCGGCGGGAGTCCAGAGCCATGATGTCAGCCACGGCAGGGGGCAGCAGGCGTGGCGACGTCGTCCGTCTGCTCGGCCCTGCGGCCTGCGCAAAGCCTCCGGCTCTGACTGACCGCATAGTCTTCAGCACGCCAGGTCGCcagccacctcgccgccggacTTCTCTGCCGTCTCTTCCGCTCTGGCCACGGTGCCGCACACCGGCAGCCGATGACCGTGCCCCCGTTTTGGATTGCCTCAGGCAATGAGCCAACTCGCCGCTCAACATAGTCCGAGGCCTCCGCAGCTCCGCGCTGCGGCGGCCAGCACTAGCAGCTACCTGAGTGACAAAGTGAGAATGGCACCGTGGTTTCCATGACCGATCTTCACTGACTAAAAAAAGGGGACCTTTTTTTATGTTTTTATGAGGAACAAATCGAGTACTGAACGTGGCACGTCACTTGTTCCGATCAATGCGTTTGGATCACAGAATTCGTTCATGGCACAAGAAAGAATCAACTAAACATGCGGTCAATTGGACACTGAAATGCACATATGTGGTAGTACATCACTATTCGCTACGGGAAGGGGCCTGTCACGGGACAAACTGCTCTCTGTTATTCGCTGGGAAAATGGGAAGTATGTACAAGGTGCCGGGGCAACAAGGGTTGACACTATGTACAAGGAGGCAACACCACACAGCCATTTTTCTTCTTTTTATTGCAGCTCATGTTGAGTTGACTCTGCAGTCAGGTCGTTATACCTCAACCCCGATCCTCTCTGCCACCTGCGATACAAACAGACATCCAGGTATAAGCAAACGCAAGAATCCGAAAATGATGTTGATACAGAACAGTTGCAGGGGAACCCAGGGTCAATTTATATGCAATGAAATCGTTCCTGAATCTTGACGTACAACAAAAAAAAGAGAGCTGCCGGATCTTGAATTACTGTATAATTAACTAAGCTTTGTGGCTTGAGCTTGTGCTACCTAAATGTTAAGATTCTGTGCATGGACTTCACAAGAAGTGTTGAGCAGAAGAGAAATATAGGTACCTCCTTGAAGGAGTAAACATCACTGCCCCAAAGCCAGGCATCACAGCCTGCATCCCTAGCTCCCCATACATCGTTCCTACGGTCATCCCCAATATGCACAGTTTCTTCAGGTTTCACGCCCAACAGATCGCAGGCCTTCAAGAATATTGTTGGGTTTGGCTTTTCTGCTGCAACCTGCAAGTTGATCAACCAAGGAGCAGAGTTTAATATAATAGACAAAATTAACGGAGTCATAAAACCATTGATCACATTTCAGGGCTTGTAAAAACAGGGCGTGCAATAAAAACAGGGCCAGCGCCTTTTAACTAGTAGGCTGCAGTACACGTGCTAATCTTTGGAAGATTTTTGAAATGGAAACCCACCTCAGCAGATACAGCAACTGCATCAAACCATTGATCACATTTCAGGGCTTGTAAAAGTGGCCGAAGACGAGTGTCAAAGTTGGACACAACAGCAGTTTTTACACCAGCCCTTCTCAATGCCTGGAAAACGCGTCCCGCGTCTGGATCACAGAGATGCCAAGCCTAGCAAAACATTTCACATTTGTAAGCTTAGCAGACACATACCTAAAAAAAGGTGGTCTGAAACCATTTTGATTACACACTTTATCTCACCTTTTCAGTCGTATAGTACTGATACACTTCCTCAAAGTACTGCAGATCTGAGCAGCCTGTAGAGGAACTGACTATGTGTTGCCAAAAGGGCCTTCCATCATTGACATACCTGGAGATACCCAGATACATTAAGACTGGAATTTCAATTGTAGTCCATGCAGAGTCATGATTTTTTAAAGGACTTGAATGTAAATATGATTCCTGTAGGCAGAATAATTTTAACCACACATTCACATGTCTGAGGGCTCTAAGGTCCCAGGCAGCTCATTAGTTCATTTAAGTAAAATAACAAAACCCAAAAGTTCACTCTGAGTGGGCAGGCAAAATGAGCTACAAACAAATAACATTAGGTGTGAATAACATTAAAGCATTCGTAGTACTTTGGCCATCACCCAAATATgctgagaaaaaaaaaagtcgGTGACGATATTTCTCCTGATAAGTATACGAAAACGCCATGGTGGTACTTGCAACACATGATTGAAAAACACAAAAGGCAGGCAAAATTATTACTTATCAACTGTACAGTATTTGTACTCAAACATCTAAATCTAAATCATATATAAAACTGCATTCTTTGTTTTCTTTTGGTCCTTTCTTTTAGTGTTGCCAGAAACCAGCAAACATATGTTATTTCCGTCTGAGATCTAGATCTGGACATCATCACACTGAACAGGACTGCAATGATATAGTTCTCCCAGTTATTGACTTGTACTTGCAAGGATGTCCAGCACTATGTCACATCGTCCTACAGCTGTTTTCTTTTTATCTATgtaaatattttaaatttacaATACATGAGATTGATAGATATTAGTTGCTCTATTGACATAGATGTACCTCTACACATCGGATGTAAATGTAAGCCTGTTAGCTGGTAGCCTGGTACATATATGTGGCATGTTAAGCACATGCCAAATTCTCCCTAGCTAAGCTTGCATGTGCTTGCAGTAGCAGTACCAAATTCCCCCTAGCTTTATGGAAGGAACCACTTTCGAAGTGATTGTTCCAAAAGACTAAGGAGCTGTTTGGATCCTCGGACTAAACTTTTCCCCATCAGATCGGATGTTTGAACatcaattagaagtattaaatataggttAATTAcgaaaccaattgcataaatggaggctaattcgcgagacgaatccactaaacctaattagtccatgatttggcaatattgtgctacagtaaacgtgtgctaatgatggattaattaggcttaatagattcctctcgtgaattagtctccatttatgcaactAGTTTTATAGTTAGTTAATGTTTAGTTCCCCTTATTAGCATCCAAACATTTGATGTGACTCGGACTAAAAATTAGTCCATAGATCCAAACAGCTCCTAAGTCACTAAACCACTGTGAAGTAAATGACAATTCTTTCACCACTTTTAATAACATAATTTGTTTGAATTGCACAGAAGCACTAGGCATCTGACAGCATGAAGCAATCATCTGAGATCACATAATAAAATAGTTCCAGACGCTTTACCTCAGGCGCGATCTACCCCATGGTTGCGCATAAGCCCGCCGATACCTCATCAGGATTTCATCCTCTGAGTACTCCACTCCATACTTTTGGCCGATCGTTCTGTATACCTGAAAAAACATTTAAAACAGCACACATCAGAACGCATGCATATAATCATCACAGAAAGGAGCCTCCTCTGCAATTCGTTATGCAGGGGACCGAACCACCCAAAGCTTAACAGATCTCCTCCGTAGCGCAACCCAGAACTACACATGAATACTAGAGCAGAACAACAACGGATCCGGTCAAGTCCAATCACACAGCCTAAGGGCGCCGCACAGCAGAAGTTGGCTTGCATGCCGCAGCAATTGCTAATCATGGCCAGAAATGGGACATGCAAACCACCGGATCACACGCGCAACAGGCACGGCGGAGCAGGGCGAGAATCTGAGATGCGGGAATGGGAATCGAGTGCACCTGCGCCATGGGCTCGGTGGGGGCGAGGAGCGTGCCGGCGGCGTCGACGAAGATTGCCTTGTGCGTGATGTCGCCGTAGATGGCCCGCCGGTAGTCGTAGTACTCCCGCGCGCCCATGGGCTCCCACCTCGCGACCCCGGCGGCCACGGCGGCCGCCGCATCCGCGGTcacctccgccgcggccgccgccgtgcctaGCAGCCGCCTCTCGCCGATGGCGCCAGCGAGCGCAGGCCGGAGCCTGGCGGCCGCCGAGCGCAGCCGCGCCACCGCCATTGCTCGCGAATTGGTGGTGCTGAGGAGGAGAAGGGCGTGCGCCTCGGGTGGCGGGGCCCGGTGGCAgccgcgggcggcggtggcgtccCCGTGCCGTCCCCCAGCTCTTCGCGCGCGGCGTGCGTGTGTTGTGGTCGGGGAACCGGTGGTGGCGGTTTATAGGAGGCAAGTTGGCGAGGCGTGGCGACTGGTGGCCGAGGTGAGGCCATGGCCTCACCTCATGGCCGCTCGCCGCTTGGCAATTGGGTTTCAGTCTTCAGGTCATCAGGTGCTGCTTGGATCTGAAGTCAAAGGGATTTGGCTAATCTTGTTTGATCATCTTAGACCTGTTTGGTAGGAGTAGGCCAAAAGCAAGCGCAAGCAAAAAGATTGCAATCATGAGTTCCGTGTGTTTTTGCTAAATCCATACTCAGACAAACAAAGGACttttttcaaattattttgtCTATACTAAATTGCATGAACTCCTGCTTTTTTGAAGGTTACTTGAGAAGAATGCATTTGCACACAATTGATTAACGACACATGTGAACTAACCTTCAACCTCCTTTCCAATTTATGTTTGTGTTTCTCATTAACACTACGTGAACATTCCAAGGAAAATGTACTTCTAGGCTAGAGAGGTATTACGGTTAAGGTGTTTGTGGTTTTCTGAGAAAATTCAAGCTCAAGGGCTATGGATTTGTCAAGTTTTGCCAAATTATAAGGAAAAATATTAAGGGATGCAATGATACACTTAATTCAGGTAAgagatgtgtgtgtgtgtgttctaAAAAACCATCTGCGAAGAAACATAGAGATAGTTGAGCATAATTTAAGAAGTGGTTTTGGTAGGTAGATTGGCAAGAGGTACTCTTTTGGTTCTTTAAATATATAATACTATGTAGGACAAACTAAATGGAGAAAGTAAAAGAATGTGGAGGTTGTGAGGAGTTATTTTTAGAGGAAAAAAAGGTGGGCAGGAGAAGATATAAAGGGAGATCATGAATCAAGATGCTCAAAACAACACTTTTTAAAAAAGTGGCATAATAAAAGGTATATTACGGATTATGCCGAGTAAATCATATTTGGCTCTCTTGAAAATTTTGGTGTGCGAACAAAGTAGCAGGAATAGAACCGGCGTAAGAAAGATTTGATCAACCAAGACTACTCGTGGTGGTCTA is part of the Panicum hallii strain FIL2 chromosome 2, PHallii_v3.1, whole genome shotgun sequence genome and encodes:
- the LOC112881587 gene encoding haloacid dehalogenase-like hydrolase domain-containing protein 3 is translated as MAVARLRSAAARLRPALAGAIGERRLLGTAAAAAEVTADAAAAVAAGVARWEPMGAREYYDYRRAIYGDITHKAIFVDAAGTLLAPTEPMAQVYRTIGQKYGVEYSEDEILMRYRRAYAQPWGRSRLRYVNDGRPFWQHIVSSSTGCSDLQYFEEVYQYYTTEKAWHLCDPDAGRVFQALRRAGVKTAVVSNFDTRLRPLLQALKCDQWFDAVAVSAEVAAEKPNPTIFLKACDLLGVKPEETVHIGDDRRNDVWGARDAGCDAWLWGSDVYSFKEVAERIGVEV